Proteins from a genomic interval of Capsicum annuum cultivar UCD-10X-F1 chromosome 4, UCD10Xv1.1, whole genome shotgun sequence:
- the LOC124898100 gene encoding uncharacterized protein LOC124898100 produces MASDSNFVQAAISRFNDHYDHWSMLMENFLQSNEYWPIVEDDIDSPTVGKILTNAQKIELEVKKLKNLKAKNYLFQAINRPILETILCKETSKDIWDSMKKKYQGSARVKHAQLQALKRDFKTLQMKEGEVVISYCARTMEISNKIRFHGEKMNDVTIVEKILRSLTPKYDYVVCSIEESKDIDELLLDELQISLLVHEQKMNRSSTSKEQALKASTFVPSNSRGKGRGRGRGRGREDRGNRDGGRNFRANNDGKGRGKNFDKSKVECYRCHKFGHYQSECYTRLPSDKDKKSNSVENNETETLLMAIDTEENSCKMFGIWTQAAVIT; encoded by the coding sequence ATGGCATCAGATAGTAACTTCGTACAAGCAGCAATTTCTCGCTTTAATGATCACTATGACCATTGGAGCATGTTGATGGAGAATTTCTTACAGTCAAATGAGTATTGGCCAATTGTGGAGGACGACATCGATTCTCCGACAGTAGGCAAAATTTTGACGAATGCTCAAAAAATAGAGTTGGAAgtgaaaaaactgaaaaatttgAAAGCGAAGAATTATCTCTTTCAGGCTATCAATCGTCCCATCCTAGAAACTATTCTTTGCAAAGAAACTTCTAAAGATATTTGGGACTCCATGAAAAAGAAATATCAAGGCAGTGCTAGAGTGAAGCATGCACAACTTCAAGCCTTGAAAAGGGATTTCAAGACTCTGCAGATGAAGGAAGGAGAGGTTGTCATAAGTTATTGCGCTAGAACAATGGAGATCAGCAACAAAATACGATTTCATGGAGAGAAGATGAATGATGTCACAATTGTTGAGAAAATATTGCGCTCTTTGACACCAAAGTACGATTATGTAGTTTGCTCCATTGAGGAATCAAAAGATATAGATGAGTTATTGCTGGATGAATTACAAATCTCCCTATTGGTGCATGAACAGAAGATGAACCGCAGTTCAACTTCTAAGGAGCAGGCCTTAAAGGCTTCTACTTTTGTTCCTTCCAATTCTAGAGGAAAgggtagaggtagaggtagaggaagAGGGAGAGAAGATAGAGGAAATAGAGATGGCGGCAGAAATTTTAGAGCCAATAATGATGGCAAAGGTAGGGGGAAGAATTTTGACAAATCAAAAGTCGAATGCTATCGATGTCATAAATTTGGTCATTATCAATCTGAGTGCTACACTAGGCTGCCTAGTGACAAGGACAAGAAGTCAAATTCTGTTGAAAACAACGAAACCGAGACCCTGTTGATGGCAATAGACACAGAAGAAAACTCGTGCAAGATGTTTGGTATCTGGACACAGGCTGCAGTAATAACATGA
- the LOC124898101 gene encoding uncharacterized mitochondrial protein AtMg00810-like: MQQSTPIIFDTGAKEVDTIPESAANSTPAAAESSPTAETLPTAFEETDAVAQSLRRARKNPAWMMYYESVIREEKWRKAMDAEIKAIKRNDTWELIDLPDKHKIIVTKHGTIRLLIALAAQNLWLIFQLDVKSAFLHGYLEEECPYEPTFFVKIGEDGRMLIACLYVDNLIFIGNNKGMFSDFKRSMMNEFEMSDLGKMHYFLGLEVVQSNDGIFVSQKKYVQNFLNKFKMQNCNPTNIPVEFGLKLTKAGSGKKMDNTFYKQIMGSLMYLNATRPDIMYIVSLVSRYMECPTEIHLLAAKRILRYLQGTKDFGIFYRKGEKVDLIGFTDSDYAGDQDGRKSTSGYVFMLGTEAVSWSSKKQTVVTLSCTEAEFVTATACVCQAIWLRRILKKL; the protein is encoded by the exons ATGCAGCAGTCTACTCCAATCATATTTGATACAGGAGCCAAAGAAGTAGATACAATACCCGAAAGTGCAGCGAATTCAACTCCTGCAGCTGCTGAAAGTTCACCAACTGCTGAAACTTTACCAACAGCTTTCGAAGAAACTGATGCAGTAGCTCAGTCTCTTCGTCGTGCTCGCAAAAATCCTGCATGGATGATGTACTATGAG AGTGTTATTAgagaagaaaaatggagaaaggCAATGGATGCTGAAATTAAAGCTATTAAAAGGAATGATACTTGGGAGCTTATTGATCTTCCTGATAAGCACAAAATTATTG TTACAAAGCATGGCACTATTAGATTGCTAATTGCCTTGGCAGCACAAAATTTGTGGTTGATCTTCCAATTGGATGTCAAATCAGCTTTTCTACACGGATACTTGGAGGAAGAG tGTCCATATGAGCCTACATTTTTTGTGAAAATTGGGGAGGATGGAAGAATGCTCATTGCGTGTTTGTATGTAGATAATCTTATCTTCATTGGGAATAATAAAGGCATGTTTTCTGATTTCAAGAGGTCTATGATGAATGAATTTGAGATGTCTGATCTTGGTAAGATGCATTACTTTCTTGGTTTAGAAGTAGTGCAATCTAATGATGGCATATTTGTTTCCCAAAAGAAGTACGtgcaaaattttttaaataagtttaagATGCAGAATTGCAATCCAACCAACATTCCAGTTGAGTTTGGCTTGAAACTAACCAAAGCTGGGAGCGGAAAGAAGATGGATAATACTTTTTACAAGCAAATTATGGGTAGCTTAATGTACCTAAATGCTACAAGACCAGACATCATGTATATTGTTAGTCTTGTAAGTAGATATATGGAGTGCCCAACTGAAATTCATCTCTTAGCTGCGAAGAGAATTCTTCGTTACTTACAAGGAACCAAGGATTTTGGAATTTTCTATAGGAAGGGAGAAAAGGTAGATTTGATTGGCTTTACTGATAGCGATTATGCAGGAGATCAAGATGGTAGAAAGAGCACTTCAGGTTATGTCTTTATGTTAGGCACAGAGGCTGTATCGTGGTCCTCCAAAAAGCAAACAGTCGTCACATTATCATGTACAGAAGCTGAATTTGTAACTGCTACAGCTTGTGTTTGTCAAGCTATTTGGCTTAGGAGAATCCTTAAAAAGCTGTAA
- the LOC107867061 gene encoding probable galacturonosyltransferase-like 1, with translation MKPVRQLPLPFFLTSFFIIATITTTIRTTNAAAATSQMFREAPEFYNSPECPKIEYRDNSMCFDEAVHVAMTLDSAYIRGSMAAILSILQHSSCPQNVLFHFVASASADASNLRATISSSFPYLKFQVYRFDDSSVSGLISTSIRSALDCPLNYARSYLANILPLCVRKVVYLDSDLVLVDDIVKLLSATPLGENQILAAPEYCNANFTSYFTPTFWSNPSLSLTFADRKACYFNTGVMVIDLHRWRNGDYTRKIEEWMELQKRMRIYELGSLPPFLLVFAGNIAPVDHRWNQHGLGGDNFRGLCRDLHPGPVSLLHWSGKGKPWARLDANRPCPLDALWAPYDLLKPPFSFDS, from the coding sequence ATGAAGCCAGTAAGACAACTCCCCTTACCCTTTTTTCTCACTTCTTTTTTCATCATTGCAACTATCACCACCACCATTAGAACAACCAATGCCGCTGCGGCGACATCGCAAATGTTCAGAGAGGCCCCCGAATTCTACAACTCTCCCGAGTGTCCTAAAATTGAATATAGAGACAATTCAATGTGCTTTGATGAAGCTGTGCACGTAGCAATGACCCTTGATTCGGCGTACATCCGCGGATCAATGGCTGCGATTCTCTCCATCCTCCAACACTCATCTTGTCCACAAAACGTACTCTTCCATTTCGTAGCATCTGCTTCCGCAGACGCGTCAAATCTACGCGCCACCATTTCATCCTCTTTCCCTTACTTAAAATTCCAAGTTTATCGCTTCGATGATTCCTCTGTTTCCGGTCTCATATCTACATCCATCCGATCAGCTCTCGATTGCCCTTTGAACTATGCTAGAAGCTACTTAGCtaatattttacccttatgtGTTCGTAAGGTTGTCTATTTGGACTCTGATTTGGTATTAGTCGATGATATTGTAAAACTTTTATCCGCTACTCCGTTAGGTGAAAACCAAATCCTTGCAGCACCTGAATACTGCAATGCGAATTTCACTTCGTATTTCACTCCAACTTTTTGGTCTAATCCATCTCTTTCGCTCACATTCGCGGATCGCAAAGCCTGTTACTTCAACACAGGGGTTATGGTGATCGATCTGCATCGATGGAGAAATGGAGATTACACTAGGAAAATCGAGGAATGGATGGAGCTTCAGAAACGTATGAGAATCTACGAGTTAGGTTCATTGCCTCCTTTTCTACTTGTGTTTGCCGGGAATATAGCTCCGGTTGATCACAGATGGAATCAACATGGACTTGGAGGAGACAATTTTCGCGGACTCTGTAGAGATTTACACCCAGGACCAGTGAGTTTACTGCATTGGAGTGGTAAAGGAAAGCCATGGGCTCGGCTGGATGCTAATCGGCCTTGTCCATTAGACGCTCTTTGGGCGCCTTATGATTTGTTGAAACCTCCATTTTCGTTCGATTCTTAA
- the LOC107869428 gene encoding elongation of fatty acids protein 3-like isoform X1 — protein sequence MNQNSNLSHIHSKTNMNLATTTIQRINYLLSEQPSIRSFQWSPIMWGSTWSFLIISISSYIVTSTTLHLLLLVLIRRGRPVPLGPIPALHSLAMSLISVIIFLGMLSSAVAEIRDTRWIWRRSKTPLQWLLCFPIGTRPSGRVFFWSYAFYLSRFMHVLRTFFTILRRRNLSFFQLFNHSILICMSFLWLEFSQSFQVIAILLMTLVFALVYAYRFWTEIGLRRARFPFVMNCHLVFLGCNLACHIGVLLLHFYKGGCNGMGAWFFNSVLNVFVLLVFLRSYIKTYYLIRENYFNVSASSISEVEDFVTSQTSNKPLSKKEM from the coding sequence atgaacCAAAATTCTAACTTATCTCatattcattcaaaaactaaCATGAATTTAGCAACAACCACCATACAAAGAATCAACTATTTGTTATCAGAACAACCATCTATTAGATCATTTCAATGGAGTCCAATTATGTGGGGGTCAACATGGTCATTTCTCATTATCTCTATTTCTTCCTATATTGTCACCTCCACCACCCTCCACCTTCTCCTCCTCGTCCTTATACGGCGGGGTAGGCCTGTACCTCTAGGGCCCATCCCCGCCCTCCATAGCCTCGCTATGTCGTTAATCTCCGTCATAATATTCCTAGGAATGTTATCCTCTGCAGTCGCGGAAATTCGCGACACGCGTTGGATATGGCGGCGTTCGAAAACGCCGCTACAATGGCTCTTATGTTTTCCGATTGGCACGCGCCCTTCTGGGCGCGTGTTCTTCTGGTCTTACGCTTTCTACCTCTCACGTTTCATGCATGTTTTACGTACATTTTTCACCATCTTACGACGTCGTAATCTGTCGTTTTTCCAACTTTTTAATCACTCCATTCTCATTTGTATGTCATTTTTATGGCTTGAATTTTCACaatcttttcaagttatagccattttactgATGACGTTGGTATTCGCGCTGGTTTACGCGTACCGTTTTTGGACGGAAATCGGGCTCCGTAGAGCCCGATTTCCGTTTGTGATGAATTGTCATTTGGTATTTTTGGGATGTAATTTGGCATGTCATATTGGGGTACTTCTGTTGCACTTTTATAAAGGGGGATGTAATGGAATGGGAGCTTGGTTTTTTAATTCAGTGCTTAATGTATTTGTGCTTTTGGTGTTTTTGAGATCATACATAAAGACATATTATTTGATtagagaaaattattttaatgtttcTGCTTCATCAATTTCTGAAGTTGAAGATTTTGTAACTTCGCAAACAAGCAATAAGCCTCTGAGTAAGAAGGAAATGTAA
- the LOC107869428 gene encoding elongation of fatty acids protein 3-like isoform X2, giving the protein MNQNSNLSHIHSKTNMNLATTTIQRINYLLSEQPSIRSFQWSPIMWGSTWSFLIISISSYIVTSTTLHLLLLVLIRRGRPVPLGPIPALHSLAMSLISVIIFLGMLSSAVAEIRDTRWIWRRSKTPLQWLLCFPIGTRPSGRVFFWSYAFYLSRFMHVLRTFFTILRRRNLSFFQLFNHSILICMSFLWLEFSQSFQVIAILLMTLVFALVYAYRFPFVMNCHLVFLGCNLACHIGVLLLHFYKGGCNGMGAWFFNSVLNVFVLLVFLRSYIKTYYLIRENYFNVSASSISEVEDFVTSQTSNKPLSKKEM; this is encoded by the exons atgaacCAAAATTCTAACTTATCTCatattcattcaaaaactaaCATGAATTTAGCAACAACCACCATACAAAGAATCAACTATTTGTTATCAGAACAACCATCTATTAGATCATTTCAATGGAGTCCAATTATGTGGGGGTCAACATGGTCATTTCTCATTATCTCTATTTCTTCCTATATTGTCACCTCCACCACCCTCCACCTTCTCCTCCTCGTCCTTATACGGCGGGGTAGGCCTGTACCTCTAGGGCCCATCCCCGCCCTCCATAGCCTCGCTATGTCGTTAATCTCCGTCATAATATTCCTAGGAATGTTATCCTCTGCAGTCGCGGAAATTCGCGACACGCGTTGGATATGGCGGCGTTCGAAAACGCCGCTACAATGGCTCTTATGTTTTCCGATTGGCACGCGCCCTTCTGGGCGCGTGTTCTTCTGGTCTTACGCTTTCTACCTCTCACGTTTCATGCATGTTTTACGTACATTTTTCACCATCTTACGACGTCGTAATCTGTCGTTTTTCCAACTTTTTAATCACTCCATTCTCATTTGTATGTCATTTTTATGGCTTGAATTTTCACaatcttttcaagttatagccattttactgATGACGTTGGTATTCGCGCTGGTTTACGCGTA CCGATTTCCGTTTGTGATGAATTGTCATTTGGTATTTTTGGGATGTAATTTGGCATGTCATATTGGGGTACTTCTGTTGCACTTTTATAAAGGGGGATGTAATGGAATGGGAGCTTGGTTTTTTAATTCAGTGCTTAATGTATTTGTGCTTTTGGTGTTTTTGAGATCATACATAAAGACATATTATTTGATtagagaaaattattttaatgtttcTGCTTCATCAATTTCTGAAGTTGAAGATTTTGTAACTTCGCAAACAAGCAATAAGCCTCTGAGTAAGAAGGAAATGTAA
- the LOC107869428 gene encoding elongation of fatty acids protein 3-like isoform X3, whose product MNQNSNLSHIHSKTNMNLATTTIQRINYLLSEQPSIRSFQWSPIMWGSTWSFLIISISSYIVTSTTLHLLLLVLIRRGRPVPLGPIPALHSLAMSLISVIIFLGMLSSAVAEIRDTRWIWRRSKTPLQWLLCFPIGTRPSGRVFFWSYAFYLSRFMHVLRTFFTILRRRNLSFFQLFNHSILICMSFLWLEFSQSFQVIAILLMTLVFALVYAYRFPFVMNCHLVFLGCNLACHIGVLLLHFYKGGCNGMGAWFFNSVLNVFVLLVFLRSYIKTYYLIRENYFNVSASSISEVEDFVTSQTSNKPLSKKEM is encoded by the exons atgaacCAAAATTCTAACTTATCTCatattcattcaaaaactaaCATGAATTTAGCAACAACCACCATACAAAGAATCAACTATTTGTTATCAGAACAACCATCTATTAGATCATTTCAATGGAGTCCAATTATGTGGGGGTCAACATGGTCATTTCTCATTATCTCTATTTCTTCCTATATTGTCACCTCCACCACCCTCCACCTTCTCCTCCTCGTCCTTATACGGCGGGGTAGGCCTGTACCTCTAGGGCCCATCCCCGCCCTCCATAGCCTCGCTATGTCGTTAATCTCCGTCATAATATTCCTAGGAATGTTATCCTCTGCAGTCGCGGAAATTCGCGACACGCGTTGGATATGGCGGCGTTCGAAAACGCCGCTACAATGGCTCTTATGTTTTCCGATTGGCACGCGCCCTTCTGGGCGCGTGTTCTTCTGGTCTTACGCTTTCTACCTCTCACGTTTCATGCATGTTTTACGTACATTTTTCACCATCTTACGACGTCGTAATCTGTCGTTTTTCCAACTTTTTAATCACTCCATTCTCATTTGTATGTCATTTTTATGGCTTGAATTTTCACaatcttttcaagttatagccattttactgATGACGTTGGTATTCGCGCTGGTTTACGCGTACCG ATTTCCGTTTGTGATGAATTGTCATTTGGTATTTTTGGGATGTAATTTGGCATGTCATATTGGGGTACTTCTGTTGCACTTTTATAAAGGGGGATGTAATGGAATGGGAGCTTGGTTTTTTAATTCAGTGCTTAATGTATTTGTGCTTTTGGTGTTTTTGAGATCATACATAAAGACATATTATTTGATtagagaaaattattttaatgtttcTGCTTCATCAATTTCTGAAGTTGAAGATTTTGTAACTTCGCAAACAAGCAATAAGCCTCTGAGTAAGAAGGAAATGTAA